The following are encoded in a window of Miltoncostaea marina genomic DNA:
- the rplW gene encoding 50S ribosomal protein L23 has protein sequence MSSLRQDIRRVIVRPVISEKSFQLVQAHNQYTFRVLDSAHKTEIRQAIEDLFDVTVTDVRTVSVRSKPKRRGVSRGRRPGWKKAIVELRPGDTIELFEGA, from the coding sequence GTGAGCAGCCTGCGGCAGGACATCCGGCGCGTCATCGTGCGCCCGGTCATCTCGGAGAAGAGCTTCCAGCTCGTGCAGGCGCACAACCAGTACACGTTCCGCGTGCTGGACAGCGCCCACAAGACGGAGATCCGCCAGGCGATCGAGGACCTCTTCGACGTCACGGTGACCGACGTGCGGACCGTGTCCGTGCGCAGCAAGCCCAAGCGGCGCGGCGTCAGCCGCGGTCGCCGCCCGGGCTGGAAGAAGGCCATCGTCGAGCTCCGGCCCGGCGACACGATCGAACTGTTCGAGGGCGCCTGA
- the rplD gene encoding 50S ribosomal protein L4, with product MTLPVLDPAGLPAGSAPLAPAIAEQAIKQHLIHETVVAELAARRAGTHSTLTRGQVRGGGKKPWRQKGTGRARQGSTRAPQWTGGGTVFGPTPRSYGGKVNRKVRQQAFRAALRAHADRGSAAVMDATGWDAPSTKRAAEYLRQAPDGLQVRPLLVVLDDVQSVEARAFRNLEGVYVLSGAELETVDVVAARALLVERAVWERLAGAPLEVAEVSPKPTPKPAPQRTAPAAPANQVAAPAEEAPKPKRSRKKAAEEPVAEEPAAEATAEEPAADRAPLAEADQVPGDAPAEEAPEAEEERS from the coding sequence GTGACCCTTCCGGTACTGGACCCCGCAGGCCTGCCCGCCGGCTCGGCGCCGCTCGCGCCGGCCATCGCCGAGCAGGCCATCAAGCAGCACCTCATCCACGAGACGGTGGTCGCCGAGCTCGCCGCCCGGCGCGCCGGCACCCACTCGACGCTGACCCGCGGGCAGGTCCGCGGCGGCGGCAAGAAGCCGTGGCGCCAGAAGGGCACCGGCCGCGCCCGCCAGGGCTCGACCCGCGCCCCGCAGTGGACCGGCGGCGGCACCGTCTTCGGGCCGACCCCGCGCTCCTACGGCGGCAAGGTCAACCGCAAGGTGCGTCAGCAGGCGTTCCGCGCCGCCCTGCGCGCCCACGCCGACCGCGGCTCGGCCGCGGTGATGGACGCGACCGGCTGGGACGCGCCCTCCACCAAGCGCGCGGCCGAGTACCTGCGCCAGGCGCCCGACGGGCTCCAGGTGCGGCCGCTGCTCGTGGTGCTGGACGACGTCCAGTCGGTCGAGGCGCGCGCCTTCCGCAACCTCGAGGGCGTCTACGTGTTGTCCGGCGCCGAGCTCGAGACGGTCGACGTGGTCGCCGCGCGGGCCCTGCTCGTGGAGCGGGCCGTGTGGGAGCGCCTCGCGGGCGCGCCGCTCGAGGTGGCCGAGGTGTCGCCCAAGCCGACGCCGAAGCCGGCCCCGCAGCGCACCGCGCCGGCCGCGCCCGCCAACCAGGTGGCCGCGCCCGCCGAGGAGGCGCCGAAGCCGAAGCGCTCGCGCAAGAAGGCCGCCGAGGAGCCCGTCGCCGAGGAGCCGGCGGCCGAGGCGACCGCCGAGGAGCCGGCCGCCGACCGGGCGCCGCTCGCCGAGGCCGACCAGGTGCCGGGCGACGCGCCCGCCGAGGAGGCCCCCGAGGCCGAGGAGGAGCGCTCGTGA
- the rplC gene encoding 50S ribosomal protein L3 — MAAIIGRKVGMTQIFGEDGARVPLTVIEAGPCHVTQVKTEEADGYAAVQLGFGAIKPKRLAGGELGHLKKAGAPPVRHLHEFSLEEVGEVALGDVVTVEGFEPGQVVRVTGTSKGKGYAGTIKRHNFKRGPKSHGSHNIRQPGSIGAAAYPARVFKGLRMSGHMGARTVTQRGLQVVDRDVERNLLLVRGAVPGGVNGIVIVRPE, encoded by the coding sequence ATGGCCGCGATCATCGGACGCAAGGTCGGCATGACCCAGATCTTCGGCGAGGACGGCGCCCGCGTGCCGCTCACCGTGATCGAGGCCGGCCCCTGCCACGTGACCCAGGTGAAGACCGAGGAGGCCGACGGCTACGCCGCCGTGCAGCTCGGCTTCGGCGCCATCAAGCCCAAGCGGCTCGCCGGCGGCGAGCTCGGCCACCTCAAGAAGGCCGGCGCGCCGCCCGTGCGCCACCTGCACGAGTTCAGCCTCGAGGAGGTGGGCGAGGTCGCGCTGGGCGACGTCGTCACCGTCGAGGGCTTCGAGCCGGGCCAGGTGGTCCGCGTGACCGGCACCTCGAAGGGCAAGGGCTACGCCGGCACCATCAAGCGCCACAACTTCAAGCGCGGGCCGAAGAGCCACGGCTCCCACAACATCCGCCAGCCCGGGTCGATCGGCGCCGCCGCCTACCCGGCGCGCGTCTTCAAGGGCCTGCGCATGAGCGGCCACATGGGCGCGCGCACGGTCACCCAGCGCGGCCTGCAGGTGGTCGACCGCGACGTCGAGCGCAACCTGCTGCTCGTGCGCGGGGCGGTCCCGGGCGGCGTCAACGGCATCGTGATCGTGAGGCCCGAGTGA
- the rpsJ gene encoding 30S ribosomal protein S10, which yields MQQNKIRIRLKAYDHELIDKSAASIVETAQRSGATISGPVPLPTERNVYCVIRGPFKDKDSREHFEIRTHKRLIDIYSPTPKTVDSLMRLDLPAGVDIEIKA from the coding sequence GTGCAGCAGAACAAGATCAGAATCCGCCTCAAGGCATACGACCACGAGCTGATCGACAAGAGCGCCGCGTCGATCGTGGAGACCGCGCAGCGGAGCGGCGCCACGATCTCGGGTCCCGTCCCGCTCCCGACCGAGCGCAACGTCTACTGCGTGATCCGCGGCCCGTTCAAGGACAAGGACTCGCGGGAGCACTTCGAGATCCGCACCCACAAGCGCCTCATCGACATCTACTCGCCCACGCCGAAGACGGTCGACTCGCTCATGCGCCTCGACCTGCCCGCCGGCGTCGACATCGAGATCAAGGCGTAG
- the tuf gene encoding elongation factor Tu, translating to MAKEKFDRSKPHVNIGTIGHVDHGKTTLTAAITKVLAEKVGGETKAIAYDSIDKAPEERERGITIATSHVEYETENRHYAHVDCPGHADYIKNMITGAAQMDGAILVVSAADGPMPQTREHILLARQVGVPSIVVFLNKADMVDDEELLELVELEVRELLSSYEFPGDDTPVIRGSALNALNGDAAAEESILELMAAVDDFVPLPERDVDKPFLMPVEDVFTITGRGTVATGRVERGIIKVGETVEIVGMTPETTSTVVTGVEMFRKLLDEGQAGDNIGALLRGVKREEIQRGQVLAAPKSITPHTKFTAQVYVLSKDEGGRHTPFFSNYRPQFYFRTTDVTGVVNLEEGVEMVMPGDNATMTVELIQPIAMEEGLRFAIREGGRTVGAGVVESIIQ from the coding sequence ATGGCGAAAGAGAAGTTCGACAGGTCCAAGCCGCACGTCAACATCGGCACCATCGGCCATGTCGACCACGGCAAGACGACCCTGACGGCCGCCATCACCAAGGTCCTCGCCGAGAAGGTCGGCGGCGAGACCAAGGCCATCGCCTACGACTCCATCGACAAGGCGCCGGAGGAGCGTGAGCGCGGCATCACGATCGCGACCTCGCACGTCGAGTACGAGACCGAGAACCGCCACTACGCCCACGTGGACTGCCCGGGCCACGCCGACTACATCAAGAACATGATCACGGGCGCCGCCCAGATGGACGGCGCGATCCTGGTCGTGTCCGCGGCCGACGGCCCGATGCCGCAGACGCGCGAGCACATCCTGCTCGCCCGCCAGGTCGGCGTGCCGTCGATCGTCGTGTTCCTCAACAAGGCCGACATGGTCGACGACGAGGAGCTGCTCGAGCTCGTCGAGCTCGAGGTCCGCGAGCTGCTGTCCTCCTACGAGTTCCCCGGCGACGACACGCCGGTGATCCGCGGCTCCGCGCTCAACGCCCTCAACGGCGACGCGGCGGCCGAGGAGAGCATCCTCGAGCTGATGGCGGCGGTGGACGACTTCGTCCCGCTCCCCGAGCGCGACGTGGACAAGCCGTTCCTGATGCCGGTGGAGGACGTCTTCACCATCACCGGCCGCGGCACGGTGGCCACCGGCCGCGTCGAGCGCGGCATCATCAAGGTCGGCGAGACGGTGGAGATCGTCGGGATGACCCCCGAGACCACCAGCACCGTCGTGACCGGCGTCGAGATGTTCCGCAAGCTGCTCGACGAGGGCCAGGCCGGCGACAACATCGGCGCGCTGCTCCGCGGCGTCAAGCGCGAGGAGATCCAGCGCGGCCAGGTGCTGGCGGCGCCGAAGTCGATCACCCCGCACACGAAGTTCACCGCCCAGGTGTACGTCCTCTCGAAGGACGAGGGCGGCCGCCACACGCCGTTCTTCTCCAACTACCGCCCGCAGTTCTACTTCCGCACCACGGACGTGACGGGCGTGGTGAACCTGGAGGAGGGCGTGGAGATGGTCATGCCCGGCGACAACGCCACCATGACGGTCGAGCTGATCCAGCCGATCGCCATGGAGGAGGGCCTGCGCTTCGCGATCCGCGAGGGGGGCCGCACCGTCGGCGCCGGCGTCGTCGAGAGCATCATCCAGTAG
- a CDS encoding FAD-binding and (Fe-S)-binding domain-containing protein: MDAFALVDQLRRTAAGEVRADAASRELYACDASLYRRRPAAVLRARSADDLDAAVAACRAAGAPLTVRGAGTSLAGQAVGRGLVVDTSLLDAVRIDPDAMTARVGPGVVLAHLDAAAARHGLAFGPDVASASRATLGGMIANNSAGARSVVHGLTADHVLALDVTLADGTRATLRRGGAAPAALEAARPLAAHATPRTLLRRVSGYALEALGGDEPDWPRVVCGSEGTLAVVRSALLRLVPRPAARGIALLGADSVEAAVDAALRALEDGPSAVEIMARGALGADAPVQLLVEHSGPPDEVAERVRRVRGARAVLDPREQEAVWAVRRAGIGRALGAVPAGPGDPRPLAFIEDPAVPPARLPELVGGVRRILDREGVDAVWYGHASVGCLHIRPRMDLRRPGAVPALRRIAEATADLVVALEGSLSGEHGDGRARGELLPRMYPPPTIAAFGALKRLLDAEGMLNPGIIVDPDPLDEGLRLVASPPRLPRRTAVSFAREGGLARAGEACNGNGACRARSGAMCPSYQALGDERHATRGRAVALRAALEGRLEAGLADDGLHEALELCLACKACAAECPAGVDMAALKVEALAHRHRARGVPLRARMLGHAHELLALGSGAPRLARRAAVAAGRLTGDAPPAPVRRWRPSASTGTPDVGATPAAADIVVMADTFTRYLEPSIGDAALRVLRAAGARAGVVDPGCCGRPLLSQGLVAQARSRARRALDRLAPHALAGRRIVVLEPSCWSMLVDDLPRLVPGDPRAAWVRDAAVTFERAVLDLGGPPLRDEAADADVVVHEHCHARALGGGEEGAAALGRLPGLRVRDSGAGCCGMAGAFGHLHPGLSRRIAEDRLAPAVRGADLAVAAGTSCREQIRRTTGRPAVHPAEHLLARLA; the protein is encoded by the coding sequence GTGGACGCGTTCGCGCTCGTCGATCAGCTGCGCCGCACGGCGGCCGGCGAGGTGCGGGCCGACGCGGCCTCGCGGGAGCTCTACGCCTGCGACGCGAGCCTCTACCGGCGGCGCCCGGCGGCGGTGCTGCGGGCCCGCTCGGCCGACGACCTCGACGCCGCGGTCGCCGCCTGCCGCGCGGCCGGGGCGCCGCTCACGGTGCGGGGCGCGGGCACCTCGCTGGCGGGCCAGGCGGTGGGGCGCGGGCTCGTGGTCGACACCTCGCTGCTGGACGCGGTCCGCATCGACCCCGACGCGATGACCGCCCGCGTCGGCCCCGGCGTGGTGCTGGCCCACCTCGACGCCGCGGCCGCCCGCCACGGCCTGGCCTTCGGGCCCGACGTGGCCTCGGCCAGCCGGGCGACGCTCGGCGGCATGATCGCCAACAACTCGGCCGGGGCGCGGTCGGTGGTCCACGGCCTGACCGCCGACCACGTGCTCGCGCTCGACGTCACGCTCGCCGACGGCACGCGCGCCACCCTGCGCCGGGGCGGGGCGGCGCCCGCGGCGCTGGAGGCGGCCCGGCCGCTGGCCGCGCACGCCACGCCGCGCACCCTGCTGCGGCGGGTCTCCGGGTACGCCCTCGAGGCGCTCGGGGGCGACGAGCCCGACTGGCCGCGGGTGGTCTGCGGGTCGGAGGGCACGCTGGCGGTCGTGCGCTCGGCCCTGCTGCGGCTGGTGCCGCGCCCCGCCGCCCGCGGCATCGCGCTGCTCGGCGCCGACTCGGTGGAGGCGGCGGTCGACGCCGCCCTGCGCGCCCTGGAGGACGGACCGTCGGCGGTCGAGATCATGGCCCGCGGGGCGCTCGGCGCCGACGCCCCCGTGCAGCTGCTCGTGGAGCACAGCGGCCCGCCGGACGAGGTGGCCGAGCGGGTGCGCCGGGTGCGCGGCGCCCGCGCCGTGCTCGACCCGCGCGAGCAGGAGGCCGTGTGGGCGGTGCGCCGCGCCGGCATCGGGCGCGCCCTGGGCGCGGTGCCCGCCGGCCCGGGCGACCCCCGGCCGCTCGCCTTCATCGAGGACCCGGCGGTGCCGCCCGCCCGGCTGCCCGAGCTCGTCGGCGGCGTGCGCCGCATCCTCGACCGCGAGGGCGTGGACGCGGTCTGGTACGGGCACGCGAGCGTCGGCTGCCTGCACATCCGGCCGCGCATGGACCTGCGCCGGCCCGGCGCCGTGCCCGCGCTGCGGCGCATCGCCGAGGCGACCGCCGACCTGGTGGTCGCGCTGGAGGGCTCGCTGTCGGGCGAGCACGGCGACGGGCGCGCCCGCGGCGAGCTGCTGCCGCGGATGTACCCGCCGCCGACGATCGCCGCCTTCGGGGCGCTCAAGCGCCTGCTCGACGCCGAGGGGATGCTCAACCCGGGGATCATCGTCGACCCCGACCCGCTCGACGAGGGCCTGCGCCTGGTGGCCTCGCCGCCGCGGCTGCCCCGGCGCACCGCCGTCTCGTTCGCGCGCGAGGGCGGCCTGGCGCGCGCCGGCGAGGCGTGCAACGGCAACGGCGCGTGCCGCGCGCGCTCGGGCGCGATGTGCCCCAGCTACCAGGCGCTCGGCGACGAGCGACACGCCACCCGCGGGCGGGCGGTCGCGCTGCGCGCCGCCCTCGAGGGTCGCCTGGAGGCCGGGCTCGCCGACGACGGCCTGCACGAGGCGCTCGAGCTGTGCCTGGCCTGCAAGGCGTGCGCCGCGGAGTGCCCGGCCGGCGTGGACATGGCCGCCCTCAAGGTGGAGGCGCTCGCCCATCGCCACCGGGCGCGCGGCGTGCCGCTGCGCGCCCGGATGCTCGGCCACGCCCACGAGCTGCTCGCCCTCGGCAGCGGGGCGCCGCGGCTCGCGCGCCGGGCGGCCGTGGCGGCGGGGCGGCTGACGGGCGACGCACCCCCGGCCCCCGTGCGCCGGTGGCGCCCGTCTGCGTCTACTGGCACCCCGGACGTCGGGGCGACGCCCGCGGCTGCCGACATCGTGGTCATGGCCGACACCTTCACCCGCTACCTGGAGCCCTCCATCGGCGACGCCGCCCTGCGCGTGCTGCGGGCGGCCGGCGCGCGCGCCGGCGTCGTGGACCCCGGGTGCTGCGGCCGCCCGCTGCTCTCGCAGGGGCTCGTGGCCCAGGCGCGCTCGCGGGCCCGGCGCGCGCTGGACCGCCTGGCGCCGCACGCCCTGGCGGGGCGCCGCATCGTGGTGCTCGAGCCGTCCTGCTGGTCGATGCTCGTCGACGACCTGCCCCGACTCGTGCCGGGCGACCCGCGCGCGGCGTGGGTGCGGGACGCCGCCGTGACCTTCGAGCGCGCCGTGCTCGACCTGGGCGGGCCGCCGCTGCGCGACGAGGCGGCCGACGCGGACGTCGTGGTGCACGAGCACTGCCACGCGCGCGCGCTCGGCGGCGGCGAGGAGGGCGCCGCGGCGCTCGGCCGGCTGCCGGGCCTGCGGGTGCGCGACTCCGGCGCCGGCTGCTGCGGCATGGCGGGCGCGTTCGGGCACCTCCACCCCGGCCTGTCGCGGCGCATCGCCGAGGACCGGCTCGCGCCCGCGGTGCGCGGCGCCGACCTGGCCGTGGCCGCCGGCACCTCCTGCCGGGAGCAGATCCGCCGCACCACCGGCCGCCCCGCGGTGCACCCGGCCGAGCACCTGCTGGCGAGGCTCGCGTGA
- a CDS encoding nitroreductase/quinone reductase family protein, which yields MISARGRGVGVPARALNGVIALLVGRLGLPLPGLRMLRVHGRRSGRLRSTPVLVLRRRGRRYLVAPRGRTDWARNLDAAGWGELIHGRRTERFRATPVGGDERAAVVAAYVRRFGWLTGRFFDLPRRPTADQARRVAGRHPVFRVGATLLLSLALAGPAAAARPSFAIPAGGLPEDAATARATLREASREAPPGSRTRADIGYVLRLADRHLGPREPEGRRATVLRTLQVNAWYYARRGAPGSRAIIRDPDGVLSTYWERRGFAVNPVATAGRWQDLNAGLSPERLASALLPYGVARRAGRARFLLWEYYDVPDVPGAIRPGASGMAQGRIAQLMARAYHRTGDPRFAAAATGALRAFQVPVAAGGVRSRVSTPQVRRPRPWFVERAYPGASPWKGAALNGFMVTIINLETTGPLLTSRPQPRRTGPREQRVRPRAPGAMAGGRLARALARAGEATLIRYLPVHDTGRWSLYGLLTPGRPWASYLADENYHCYHVTLLRQLERQAPMVGFDQYADLWARYARRAGVTCRRVEPYLGGGAGLFRPER from the coding sequence GTGATCTCGGCGCGCGGACGCGGCGTGGGCGTGCCGGCGCGCGCCCTGAACGGCGTCATCGCCCTGCTCGTGGGCCGGCTCGGCCTGCCGCTGCCGGGGCTGCGCATGCTGCGCGTGCACGGCCGGCGCAGCGGACGCCTGCGCTCCACCCCCGTGCTGGTGCTGCGCCGGCGCGGGCGGCGCTACCTCGTGGCCCCGCGCGGGCGCACCGACTGGGCGCGCAACCTGGACGCCGCCGGCTGGGGCGAGCTCATCCACGGCCGCCGCACGGAGCGGTTCCGCGCGACGCCGGTCGGCGGCGACGAGCGGGCCGCCGTCGTCGCCGCGTACGTGCGGCGCTTCGGCTGGCTCACCGGCCGCTTCTTCGACCTGCCCCGCCGGCCGACGGCGGACCAGGCCCGCCGGGTGGCCGGCCGCCACCCCGTCTTCCGCGTCGGCGCCACCCTGCTGCTGTCGCTGGCGCTCGCCGGCCCCGCGGCCGCCGCGCGGCCGAGCTTCGCGATCCCGGCCGGCGGCCTGCCCGAGGACGCCGCGACCGCCCGCGCGACGCTGCGGGAGGCCTCCCGCGAGGCGCCTCCCGGCTCGCGCACCCGCGCCGACATCGGCTACGTGCTGCGGCTGGCCGACCGGCACCTCGGCCCGCGCGAGCCGGAGGGCCGGCGCGCGACGGTGCTTCGCACCCTGCAGGTGAACGCGTGGTACTACGCCCGGCGCGGGGCGCCGGGCAGCCGGGCGATCATCCGCGACCCCGACGGCGTGCTCTCCACCTACTGGGAGCGGCGCGGCTTCGCGGTCAACCCGGTCGCCACCGCCGGGCGCTGGCAGGACCTCAACGCGGGGCTGTCGCCGGAGCGCCTGGCCTCGGCGCTGCTGCCGTACGGTGTCGCGCGCCGCGCCGGCCGCGCGCGCTTCCTGCTGTGGGAGTACTACGACGTCCCGGACGTCCCCGGCGCCATCCGCCCCGGCGCCTCGGGCATGGCGCAGGGCCGCATCGCCCAGCTCATGGCGCGGGCCTACCACCGCACCGGCGACCCCCGCTTCGCCGCCGCCGCCACCGGCGCCCTGCGCGCCTTCCAGGTGCCGGTCGCCGCCGGTGGCGTGCGCAGCCGGGTGAGCACGCCGCAGGTGCGCCGGCCCCGGCCCTGGTTCGTGGAGCGCGCCTACCCGGGCGCCAGCCCCTGGAAGGGCGCCGCGCTCAACGGCTTCATGGTGACGATCATCAACCTCGAGACCACCGGTCCGCTGCTGACCTCACGGCCCCAGCCGCGCCGCACCGGCCCGCGCGAGCAGCGCGTCCGCCCGCGCGCCCCGGGCGCGATGGCGGGCGGCCGCCTGGCCCGCGCGCTCGCCCGCGCGGGCGAGGCCACGCTCATCCGCTACCTGCCGGTGCACGACACCGGGCGCTGGAGCCTCTACGGCCTGCTGACCCCCGGCCGCCCCTGGGCCAGCTACCTCGCCGACGAGAACTACCACTGCTACCACGTGACCCTGCTGCGCCAGCTCGAGCGCCAGGCGCCGATGGTCGGCTTCGACCAGTACGCCGACCTGTGGGCCCGCTACGCCCGCCGCGCCGGCGTCACCTGCCGCCGCGTGGAGCCCTACCTCGGCGGCGGCGCCGGCCTCTTCCGCCCGGAGCGGTAG
- the fusA gene encoding elongation factor G — protein sequence MTTTAKKVSLEKTRNIGIMAHIDAGKTTTTERILYYTGRTHRLGEVHEGAATMDWMAQEQERGITITSAATTCFWRDHRINIIDTPGHVDFTIEVERSLRVLDGAVAVFDSVAGVEPQSETVWRQADRYGVPRIAYVNKMDRIGASFERSVQTMIDRLGAKAVPIQLPIGAESEFRGIVDLIGMKAMLYKDDLGTEFDLADIPEDMADEAQAARDQLIEALADHDDELAELYLEGEEIDKDRLVAAIRSAVLAIEMTPVLCGSSFKNKGVQPLLDAIVDLLPSPLDVKPATGIVPGTEDEVVREADPKGPLSALAFKVMSDPYVGRLTYLRVYSGTLASGSSVINSTKDRKERVGRLLLMHANHREDIDEVEAGDIVAAVGLKSTTTGDTLTDASDPVVLEQMTFPTPVINLAIEPKTKQDQEKLATALQRLSEEDPTFRVQTDEETGQTVIYGMGELHLEIIVDRLMREFNVDANVGQPQVAYRETIRKPVNKVEGRFVRQTGGRGQFGHVYLDVEPNEQGAGYEFESKIVGGAIPKEYVPAVDQGVQEALEGGVVAGYPMVDVKVRLVDGSYHEVDSSEIAFKIAGSMALKEAVRRASPTLLEPVMAVEVVVPQDFVGTVVGDLTSRRGRIGGMESRGNTEVVNAQVPLSQMFGYATAVRSATQGRATFTMQFHSYQEVPASIAEEIKAKAGTAA from the coding sequence GTGACGACGACCGCGAAGAAGGTCTCCCTCGAGAAGACCCGGAACATCGGGATCATGGCGCACATCGACGCCGGGAAGACCACCACGACCGAGCGGATCCTCTACTACACCGGCCGCACGCACCGGCTGGGTGAGGTGCACGAGGGCGCGGCGACGATGGACTGGATGGCGCAGGAGCAGGAGCGCGGCATCACCATCACGAGCGCCGCCACCACCTGCTTCTGGCGCGACCACCGCATCAACATCATCGACACGCCGGGCCACGTCGACTTCACCATCGAGGTGGAGCGCAGCCTGCGCGTGCTCGACGGCGCGGTCGCGGTGTTCGACTCGGTCGCCGGCGTCGAGCCGCAGAGCGAGACCGTGTGGCGCCAGGCCGACCGCTACGGCGTGCCGCGCATCGCCTACGTCAACAAGATGGACCGCATCGGGGCGAGCTTCGAGCGCTCCGTCCAGACGATGATCGACCGGCTCGGCGCGAAGGCCGTGCCGATCCAGCTGCCGATCGGGGCCGAGTCCGAGTTCCGCGGCATCGTCGACCTGATCGGCATGAAGGCGATGCTCTACAAGGACGACCTCGGCACCGAGTTCGACCTGGCGGACATCCCCGAGGACATGGCCGACGAGGCCCAGGCGGCCCGCGACCAGCTCATCGAGGCGCTCGCCGACCACGACGACGAGCTCGCCGAGCTCTACCTCGAGGGCGAGGAGATCGACAAGGACCGCCTGGTGGCGGCCATCCGCAGCGCGGTGCTGGCGATCGAGATGACGCCGGTCCTCTGCGGCTCCTCCTTCAAGAACAAGGGCGTCCAGCCGCTGCTCGACGCGATCGTCGACCTGCTCCCCTCGCCGCTCGACGTGAAGCCCGCCACGGGCATCGTCCCGGGCACCGAGGACGAGGTCGTCCGCGAGGCCGACCCCAAGGGCCCGCTGTCGGCGCTCGCGTTCAAGGTCATGAGCGACCCGTACGTCGGCCGCCTCACCTACCTGCGCGTCTACTCCGGCACGCTCGCCAGCGGCAGCTCCGTCATCAACTCGACGAAGGACCGCAAGGAGCGCGTCGGCCGGCTGCTGCTGATGCACGCCAACCACCGCGAGGACATCGACGAGGTCGAGGCCGGCGACATCGTCGCCGCCGTGGGCCTCAAGTCCACCACCACCGGCGACACGCTCACCGACGCCAGCGACCCGGTCGTGCTCGAGCAGATGACCTTCCCGACGCCGGTCATCAACCTGGCGATCGAGCCGAAGACCAAGCAGGACCAGGAGAAGCTCGCGACCGCCCTCCAGCGCCTGTCGGAGGAGGACCCGACCTTCCGCGTCCAGACCGACGAGGAGACCGGCCAGACCGTCATCTACGGCATGGGCGAGCTCCACCTCGAGATCATCGTCGACCGGCTCATGCGCGAGTTCAACGTCGACGCGAACGTCGGCCAGCCGCAGGTGGCCTACCGCGAGACGATCCGCAAGCCGGTCAACAAGGTCGAGGGCCGCTTCGTGCGCCAGACCGGTGGCCGCGGCCAGTTCGGCCACGTCTACCTCGACGTCGAGCCCAACGAGCAGGGCGCGGGCTACGAGTTCGAGAGCAAGATCGTCGGCGGCGCCATCCCCAAGGAGTACGTCCCCGCGGTCGACCAGGGCGTCCAGGAGGCGCTCGAGGGCGGCGTCGTGGCGGGCTACCCGATGGTCGACGTCAAGGTGCGGCTGGTGGACGGCTCGTACCACGAGGTCGACTCCTCGGAGATCGCCTTCAAGATCGCCGGCTCGATGGCCCTCAAGGAGGCCGTCAGGCGCGCGAGCCCGACGCTCCTCGAGCCGGTCATGGCCGTCGAGGTCGTCGTGCCGCAGGACTTCGTCGGCACGGTGGTCGGCGATCTCACCTCGCGCCGCGGCCGGATCGGCGGCATGGAGTCGCGGGGCAACACCGAGGTCGTCAACGCCCAGGTGCCGCTGTCGCAGATGTTCGGCTACGCGACCGCGGTGCGCTCCGCCACCCAGGGGCGCGCGACCTTCACGATGCAGTTCCACTCGTACCAGGAGGTCCCCGCCTCCATCGCCGAGGAGATCAAGGCGAAGGCCGGCACGGCCGCCTAG
- the rpsG gene encoding 30S ribosomal protein S7, giving the protein MPRRAVVTRRPLDPDPVYNSALVTQLVNKVLRDGKKSTSEGVVYGALERIRDRTGRDPVAVMEEAIRNVTPALEVKSRRVGGATYQVPIEVAPRRGRTLAIRWLVRYARERREKQMSERLANELLDALGSQGGAFKRKDDLYRMAQANKAFAHYRW; this is encoded by the coding sequence ATGCCGCGCCGCGCAGTCGTCACCCGCCGTCCGCTCGACCCGGACCCCGTCTACAACAGCGCCCTGGTCACCCAGCTGGTGAACAAGGTGCTCCGCGACGGCAAGAAGTCGACCTCCGAGGGGGTGGTCTACGGGGCGCTGGAGCGCATCCGCGACCGCACCGGCCGCGACCCCGTCGCGGTCATGGAGGAGGCCATCCGCAACGTCACCCCGGCGCTCGAGGTCAAGTCCCGCCGCGTCGGCGGCGCGACGTACCAGGTGCCGATCGAGGTGGCCCCGCGCCGCGGGCGCACGCTGGCCATCCGCTGGCTCGTGCGCTACGCGCGGGAGCGCCGCGAGAAGCAGATGAGCGAGCGGCTCGCCAACGAGCTGCTCGACGCCCTGGGCTCGCAGGGGGGCGCCTTCAAGCGGAAGGACGACCTCTACCGGATGGCGCAGGCGAACAAGGCGTTCGCGCACTACCGCTGGTAG
- the rpsL gene encoding 30S ribosomal protein S12 has product MPTINQLVRKGRRPKSSRVTTPALRGAPQKRGVCTRVYTTTPKKPNSALRKVARVRLTNLMEISCYIPGEGHNLQEHSVVLVRGGRVRDLPGVRYKVIRAALDAAGVNDRRKGRSKYGAKRPK; this is encoded by the coding sequence TTGCCCACGATCAACCAGCTGGTCCGCAAGGGCCGCCGCCCCAAGTCATCCCGTGTGACGACGCCCGCCCTCCGGGGCGCGCCCCAGAAGCGCGGCGTCTGCACCCGCGTCTACACCACCACCCCGAAGAAGCCGAACTCGGCGCTGCGGAAGGTGGCCCGTGTGCGGCTGACCAACCTGATGGAGATCTCCTGCTACATCCCCGGTGAGGGGCACAACCTGCAGGAGCACTCGGTCGTCCTCGTGCGCGGGGGCCGCGTCCGCGACCTGCCGGGCGTGCGGTACAAGGTGATCCGGGCGGCGCTGGACGCGGCGGGGGTCAACGACCGCCGCAAGGGCCGGTCGAAGTACGGCGCGAAGAGGCCCAAGTAA